Proteins from a genomic interval of Mesobacillus sp. S13:
- a CDS encoding YaaC family protein: MSKPYKEWNSYTLFFSAEYAQAYLKKCYRKINIEQPDMKSFENCYPFMYYLEHGKLYYEQAEKSPLAIQPILLFYGLVHLIKACILTVEPDYPETTSVLAHGVSTRKRKKQQYSFTEDEVKFQKNGLFSLMAEKMFHMKQLEGEKATMGDVMELIPELSGIYSDLRGKQNFEIVTAADSGFAMPKSIIDHFHMTENRFKEFFQTKFAAPVTFIDDSSVIEFQANLKGITEPIKYNLEEQHYVFPLKKSDLFLFPELLLHYLLLYNLGMIARYETEWWSELIKMMPNEDYPLIQSFLKSTLKKGPYLIYQYLMNK; encoded by the coding sequence GTGTCTAAGCCTTATAAAGAATGGAACAGCTATACTCTCTTCTTTTCAGCAGAGTATGCACAAGCCTACTTAAAAAAATGCTATCGAAAAATCAACATCGAACAGCCTGACATGAAAAGCTTCGAAAACTGTTATCCCTTTATGTATTATCTCGAACATGGGAAGCTTTACTATGAACAGGCAGAAAAATCTCCGCTGGCTATCCAGCCTATCCTGCTCTTTTATGGACTTGTCCATCTTATAAAAGCATGCATCCTGACAGTTGAACCTGATTACCCTGAAACCACATCTGTGCTAGCGCATGGTGTCTCTACAAGGAAAAGGAAAAAACAACAATACAGCTTCACAGAAGATGAAGTGAAATTCCAAAAGAATGGATTGTTCTCCCTAATGGCAGAAAAGATGTTCCACATGAAACAATTGGAAGGTGAAAAAGCCACAATGGGAGATGTGATGGAGCTGATTCCAGAATTGTCCGGCATTTATTCTGACTTGAGAGGAAAACAAAATTTTGAAATCGTCACAGCTGCCGATTCTGGTTTTGCTATGCCTAAATCAATCATTGACCATTTCCATATGACAGAGAATCGCTTTAAAGAATTCTTTCAAACGAAATTCGCTGCTCCGGTTACATTTATAGACGATTCTAGCGTAATCGAATTTCAAGCGAACCTGAAGGGTATAACTGAACCCATAAAGTACAATCTAGAAGAACAGCATTACGTATTCCCTTTGAAAAAAAGTGACCTATTTCTATTCCCAGAACTGCTGCTGCACTATCTATTGTTATACAATCTTGGAATGATCGCCCGTTATGAAACAGAATGGTGGAGTGAGTTAATCAAGATGATGCCCAATGAAGACTATCCATTGATTCAGTCTTTTTTAAAATCGACACTTAAAAAAGGGCCTTACTTAATTTACCAGTATCTAATGAATAAGTAA
- the guaB gene encoding IMP dehydrogenase — protein MWESKFAKEGLTFDDVLLVPAKSEVLPKDVSLKVNLTETLKLNIPIISAGMDTVTESELAISIARQGGLGVIHKNMSIEQQADQVDKVKRSESGVITDPFFLTPEHQVFDAEHLMGKYRISGVPIVNNEEEQKLVGIITNRDMRFIQDYSIKIENVMTKTELVTASVGTTLEEAEKILQRHKIEKLPLVNDEGVLKGLITIKDIEKVIEFPNSSKDSQGRLLCGAAVGVTGDTMKRVELLVKSHVDVIVVDTAHGHSKGVIDTVRQIRESYPELNIIAGNVATAEATRDLIEAGADIVKVGIGPGSICTTRVVAGVGVPQITAVYDCATEARKHGKAIIADGGIKYSGDIVKALAAGGHAVMLGSLLAGVSESPGETEIYQGRRFKVYRGMGSVGAMEKGSKDRYFQEDNKKFVPEGIEGRIPYKGPLTDTIYQLVGGIRSGMGYCGTANLEELRENAQFIKMTGAGLRESHPHDVQITKEAPNYSMS, from the coding sequence ATGTGGGAAAGTAAATTTGCAAAAGAAGGATTAACGTTTGATGATGTGCTGTTGGTGCCTGCCAAATCCGAGGTATTGCCAAAGGATGTGAGCTTGAAGGTCAATCTGACTGAGACTCTGAAATTGAATATACCAATCATCAGTGCCGGCATGGATACTGTAACAGAATCTGAACTAGCCATTTCGATTGCTAGACAGGGCGGCCTTGGGGTCATACATAAAAACATGTCGATTGAGCAGCAGGCAGACCAGGTCGATAAAGTAAAGCGTTCTGAAAGTGGAGTCATAACGGATCCATTCTTTCTAACTCCTGAGCATCAAGTATTTGATGCTGAACATTTGATGGGTAAATACCGAATTTCAGGTGTCCCAATCGTCAACAATGAAGAAGAACAGAAGCTTGTTGGAATCATCACCAACCGTGATATGCGTTTTATCCAGGATTACTCCATTAAAATTGAAAATGTCATGACGAAGACTGAACTGGTGACAGCTTCAGTGGGAACGACTCTTGAAGAAGCAGAGAAGATCCTTCAGCGCCATAAGATTGAAAAACTCCCACTAGTAAATGACGAAGGCGTATTGAAAGGGCTCATCACCATCAAAGATATTGAAAAAGTGATTGAGTTTCCGAACTCTTCGAAGGATTCACAAGGCCGCTTGTTGTGCGGTGCAGCAGTTGGTGTAACAGGCGATACGATGAAACGTGTTGAATTGCTTGTGAAATCTCATGTAGATGTGATTGTTGTCGATACCGCTCATGGTCACTCAAAGGGTGTTATTGATACGGTAAGGCAGATCCGTGAAAGCTATCCGGAATTGAATATCATTGCTGGAAATGTCGCTACAGCAGAAGCGACAAGAGACTTAATAGAAGCAGGTGCTGATATCGTTAAGGTTGGCATCGGACCAGGTTCAATTTGTACAACGAGGGTTGTGGCAGGTGTTGGTGTTCCGCAAATTACTGCAGTGTATGATTGTGCGACAGAAGCTCGAAAGCACGGCAAGGCAATCATTGCGGACGGCGGAATCAAATATTCAGGAGATATTGTTAAGGCACTTGCAGCTGGCGGCCATGCTGTTATGCTCGGAAGTTTGCTTGCGGGTGTCAGTGAAAGTCCGGGAGAAACTGAAATCTATCAAGGAAGACGCTTCAAAGTATATCGCGGAATGGGATCTGTTGGAGCGATGGAAAAGGGATCTAAAGATCGTTACTTCCAAGAAGACAATAAGAAGTTCGTTCCAGAGGGTATAGAAGGCCGGATTCCGTATAAAGGGCCGCTTACAGATACAATCTATCAACTTGTTGGCGGCATTCGTTCAGGCATGGGATACTGCGGAACAGCTAATCTCGAGGAATTAAGGGAGAATGCCCAATTCATTAAGATGACTGGAGCAGGTTTAAGGGAAAGTCACCCGCATGACGTCCAGATCACGAAGGAAGCACCGAATTACTCCATGAGCTGA
- a CDS encoding serine hydrolase, with translation MFFAAFILTITTMFSGFSPKAEAAEGQLGIDAEAAMLIDADTGRVLYEKNSDVVLGVASMSKMMTEYMVLEAVKEGKLKWDQKVKINEYVHKLSAAPGLSNVGLTQGEDYTVKELYEAMAIHSGNAATVALAEVLSGTEKNHVEKMNKKAAELGLKDYKFVNSSGLNNRDLLGQHPAGGPEEENVMSARSLARLAYLLLKDYPEVLDTASVPALKFRDGREYKNFNWMLPGLIYQYDGVDGLKTGSTDFAGYGFTATAMKNGQRFISVIMKADSKDSRFSETRKILDFAFSNFTEEELVKKNHQIKGKKTLPVTKGKEDSVKIQSKKAITMTIRNGEKEQYEPVLVLDKKKLNENGELTAPIKKGEQVGYMTVKSKKDENISFLTEEGQKQVQVPVVAAESVEKANWFVLMMRGIGGFFGDLFGGVADTVKGWF, from the coding sequence ATGTTCTTTGCAGCATTCATCTTAACGATCACCACTATGTTTTCCGGATTCTCACCGAAGGCAGAAGCAGCAGAGGGACAATTAGGTATCGATGCTGAAGCTGCTATGCTGATTGATGCAGATACTGGAAGAGTATTATACGAGAAAAATTCTGATGTCGTCCTTGGCGTAGCATCCATGTCTAAAATGATGACAGAATATATGGTCCTGGAAGCAGTAAAAGAAGGAAAGCTAAAATGGGACCAAAAAGTAAAAATCAATGAATATGTTCATAAGCTGTCTGCTGCACCAGGCCTATCCAATGTAGGATTAACCCAGGGTGAAGACTATACAGTTAAAGAATTATATGAAGCGATGGCGATCCATTCTGGTAATGCAGCAACCGTCGCTCTAGCAGAGGTTCTTTCTGGAACAGAGAAGAACCATGTGGAAAAAATGAATAAAAAAGCTGCTGAACTAGGATTGAAGGATTACAAATTCGTGAACTCTTCAGGCTTGAACAATAGGGACCTATTAGGACAACATCCTGCTGGCGGTCCTGAGGAAGAGAATGTGATGTCAGCACGTTCCCTGGCTAGGCTTGCCTACCTTCTTCTGAAGGATTATCCAGAGGTACTGGATACAGCAAGTGTGCCGGCATTGAAGTTCCGTGACGGACGTGAATACAAGAACTTTAATTGGATGCTTCCAGGTCTTATCTACCAATATGATGGTGTAGACGGTTTGAAAACAGGTTCGACTGATTTTGCAGGCTATGGTTTTACTGCGACTGCTATGAAAAATGGCCAAAGATTCATTTCTGTAATCATGAAGGCAGACTCCAAGGATAGCCGTTTTTCTGAAACGCGCAAAATCCTCGACTTTGCTTTCAGTAATTTTACAGAAGAAGAGCTTGTGAAAAAGAATCACCAGATTAAAGGCAAGAAAACCCTTCCTGTAACAAAAGGAAAGGAAGACAGTGTTAAGATTCAATCTAAAAAAGCCATTACGATGACAATCAGGAATGGTGAAAAGGAACAATATGAACCGGTACTTGTACTGGATAAAAAGAAGCTGAATGAAAATGGCGAACTGACTGCTCCAATCAAGAAAGGCGAACAAGTTGGCTATATGACTGTTAAGTCCAAGAAGGATGAAAACATCAGCTTTTTAACAGAAGAAGGACAAAAGCAAGTTCAGGTACCAGTTGTCGCTGCTGAAAGTGTCGAAAAGGCAAACTGGTTCGTGCTGATGATGCGCGGAATCGGCGGTTTCTTCGGAGATTTGTTCGGTGGAGTAGCTGATACAGTCAAGGGCTGGTTTTAA
- the pdxS gene encoding pyridoxal 5'-phosphate synthase lyase subunit PdxS, with the protein MKTGTDRVKRGMAEMQKGGVIMDVVNAEQAKIAEEAGAVAVMALERVPSDIRAAGGVARMADPRIVEEVMGAVTIPVMAKARIGHIVEARVLEAMGVDYIDESEVLTPADEEFHLNKRDYTVPFVCGCRDLGEAARRIGEGASMLRTKGEPGTGNIVEAVRHIRKVNAQVRKVVAMDMEELMTEAKLLGAPYELLLEIKQLGRLPVVNFAAGGVATPADAALMMQLGADGVFVGSGIFKSDNPAKFAKAIVEATTHYQDYELIANISKGLGIPMKGMEISSLAPEARMQDRGW; encoded by the coding sequence ATGAAGACAGGTACTGATCGTGTTAAACGTGGTATGGCAGAAATGCAAAAGGGCGGCGTCATTATGGATGTTGTCAATGCCGAGCAGGCTAAGATTGCTGAAGAAGCTGGTGCAGTGGCCGTAATGGCACTGGAACGTGTTCCTTCAGATATACGTGCTGCGGGCGGTGTAGCAAGAATGGCTGACCCTAGGATCGTTGAAGAGGTAATGGGTGCTGTCACAATTCCCGTTATGGCAAAAGCACGAATTGGCCACATCGTAGAAGCGCGCGTGCTCGAAGCGATGGGCGTTGATTATATCGATGAAAGTGAAGTTCTGACTCCAGCGGATGAAGAATTTCACCTGAATAAAAGAGATTATACAGTTCCTTTCGTGTGCGGATGCCGTGACCTTGGCGAGGCAGCGAGAAGAATCGGAGAAGGAGCCTCCATGCTTCGTACAAAGGGAGAGCCGGGCACTGGCAACATCGTAGAAGCTGTCCGTCATATCCGCAAGGTTAATGCCCAGGTGCGCAAGGTCGTCGCAATGGACATGGAAGAACTAATGACAGAAGCTAAGCTTCTAGGAGCACCATATGAGCTTCTGCTTGAAATCAAGCAGCTTGGACGCCTTCCTGTCGTGAATTTTGCAGCAGGTGGTGTCGCTACACCAGCAGACGCGGCATTGATGATGCAGCTTGGTGCTGACGGAGTATTCGTGGGCTCCGGTATCTTCAAATCTGATAATCCAGCGAAGTTTGCAAAAGCAATCGTCGAAGCGACTACTCACTATCAGGATTACGAACTGATTGCGAACATTTCGAAAGGCCTCGGCATTCCGATGAAGGGCATGGAGATTTCATCATTGGCACCTGAAGCCCGCATGCAGGATCGCGGCTGGTAA
- the pdxT gene encoding pyridoxal 5'-phosphate synthase glutaminase subunit PdxT yields the protein MVKIGVLGLQGAVREHIWAIEASGAEGIVIKRPEQLAEVDGLIIPGGESTTIRRLIDKYSFMEELKKFAADGKAMFGTCAGLILLANDLVGYDAPHLGVMDVKVERNSFGRQRESFEADIAISGVAESFSAVFIRAPHIVEAGENVEVLAKHNDRIVAARDGQFLGCSFHPELTDDYRLMSYFVKMVEETKSENFA from the coding sequence ATGGTGAAAATTGGAGTACTTGGCCTTCAGGGTGCCGTACGGGAGCATATATGGGCAATTGAGGCATCCGGGGCAGAAGGTATTGTCATTAAGCGTCCTGAACAGCTCGCTGAAGTGGATGGACTGATTATCCCTGGGGGAGAAAGCACCACAATCCGCCGCCTGATTGATAAATACAGTTTTATGGAAGAATTGAAGAAGTTTGCCGCGGATGGCAAGGCGATGTTTGGGACTTGTGCCGGCCTGATTCTGCTTGCGAATGATTTGGTTGGCTACGATGCGCCGCATCTCGGTGTCATGGATGTAAAGGTTGAACGAAATTCATTCGGACGCCAGCGCGAAAGCTTTGAAGCTGACATTGCTATTTCAGGAGTTGCTGAAAGTTTCTCGGCTGTGTTTATCAGGGCACCTCATATTGTAGAAGCAGGAGAGAATGTCGAAGTGCTGGCGAAGCATAATGACCGGATTGTTGCAGCGCGTGATGGGCAGTTCCTCGGCTGTTCCTTCCATCCAGAGTTGACAGATGATTATCGACTCATGAGCTACTTTGTGAAAATGGTCGAGGAGACTAAGAGTGAAAATTTTGCATAA
- the serS gene encoding serine--tRNA ligase: MLDVKYLRANFEDVKQKLQHRGEDMTDFGKFEDLDVKRRELILEAEQLKSRRNEVSQQVAQLKREKQDADHLIAEMREVGDKIKVLDDQLREVEEELENLMLSIPNIPHESVPIGETEDDNVEVRKWGEIRDFEFEAKPHWDVADHLKILDFERAGKVTGSRFVFYKGLGARLERALISFMLDLHVDEHGYKEVLPPYMVNRASMTGTGQLPKFEEDAFRIESEDYFLIPTAEVPVTNMHRDEILTADELPINYAAYSACFRSEAGSAGRDTRGLIRQHQFNKVELVKFVKPEDSYEELERLTGHAEKVLQLLGLPYRVLSMCSADLGFTAAKKYDIEVWIPSYGTFREISSCSNFEGFQARRANIRFRREAKAKPEHVHTLNGSGLAIGRTVAAILENYQQADGSVIIPEVLRPYMGNREVIAPE; encoded by the coding sequence GTGTTAGACGTAAAGTATTTAAGAGCGAATTTTGAAGATGTAAAACAGAAGCTGCAGCACCGTGGCGAAGACATGACTGATTTCGGCAAGTTTGAGGACCTGGATGTGAAGCGCAGGGAATTGATCCTTGAGGCTGAACAGCTGAAGAGCAGAAGGAATGAAGTGTCCCAGCAAGTTGCGCAGCTGAAGCGCGAAAAGCAGGATGCAGACCACTTGATCGCTGAAATGCGGGAGGTAGGCGACAAAATCAAAGTTTTGGATGACCAGCTTCGTGAAGTAGAAGAAGAGCTAGAAAACCTGATGCTGAGCATTCCGAATATCCCACATGAAAGCGTGCCGATTGGTGAAACGGAAGACGATAATGTGGAAGTTCGCAAATGGGGCGAAATCCGTGATTTTGAATTCGAAGCGAAGCCGCATTGGGATGTTGCAGACCATTTGAAAATCCTTGATTTTGAGCGTGCTGGTAAGGTAACCGGCAGCCGCTTTGTTTTTTACAAAGGCTTGGGAGCACGTCTTGAGCGCGCATTGATCAGCTTCATGCTTGATCTTCATGTTGATGAGCATGGCTACAAGGAAGTCCTTCCTCCGTACATGGTCAATCGTGCAAGCATGACTGGGACAGGACAACTTCCTAAGTTTGAGGAGGATGCATTCCGAATTGAGAGTGAAGATTACTTCTTGATTCCGACTGCGGAAGTACCTGTTACGAATATGCACCGTGATGAAATCCTGACTGCAGACGAGCTTCCGATCAATTATGCAGCATACAGCGCATGTTTCCGTTCTGAGGCGGGGTCTGCGGGACGCGATACGCGCGGTTTGATCCGCCAGCACCAGTTCAACAAAGTAGAATTAGTGAAGTTCGTGAAGCCTGAAGATTCTTATGAGGAGCTTGAAAGACTGACTGGACATGCTGAGAAAGTGCTTCAGCTATTAGGTCTGCCATACCGAGTGTTGAGCATGTGCTCTGCAGACCTCGGCTTCACAGCTGCGAAGAAATATGACATTGAAGTCTGGATCCCAAGTTATGGCACTTTCAGAGAAATCTCTTCTTGCAGTAACTTTGAAGGCTTCCAGGCAAGACGTGCGAACATTCGTTTCCGCCGCGAAGCAAAGGCAAAGCCAGAGCATGTGCATACACTGAACGGATCTGGCCTTGCGATCGGCCGTACGGTTGCCGCCATTCTCGAGAACTACCAGCAGGCTGACGGAAGTGTCATCATTCCAGAGGTATTGCGTCCGTACATGGGCAATAGGGAAGTAATTGCTCCCGAATAA
- a CDS encoding deoxynucleoside kinase: MNLRTKYDIPANAVITIAGTVGVGKSTMTNALADALRFRTSFEKVDTNPYLDKFYADFERWSFHLQIYFLAERFKEQKRIFEYGGGFIQDRSIYEDTGIFAKMHYEKGTMSPVDYETYKSLFEAMVMTPYFPHPDLLIYLEGSIDDILERIKLRGRPMEQQTPITYWEEMHARYENWINNFNACPVLRLNINDYDLFNNPESIEPIVEKIATHIRQTQLLKK; this comes from the coding sequence ATGAATCTGAGAACAAAATATGACATCCCGGCTAATGCAGTCATCACGATTGCCGGAACAGTTGGAGTCGGCAAATCGACAATGACGAATGCCCTGGCGGATGCCCTTCGGTTCCGTACATCCTTTGAAAAAGTAGATACAAACCCTTATCTTGATAAGTTCTATGCTGATTTCGAACGCTGGAGCTTCCACTTGCAAATCTACTTCCTTGCAGAGCGCTTCAAGGAACAGAAAAGGATTTTTGAATACGGCGGCGGCTTCATCCAGGACCGTTCCATTTATGAAGATACAGGCATCTTCGCAAAAATGCATTACGAAAAAGGCACAATGTCCCCAGTGGATTACGAAACATACAAAAGCCTATTCGAAGCAATGGTGATGACTCCATACTTCCCGCATCCAGATTTGCTGATCTACCTTGAGGGTTCAATTGACGATATTCTTGAACGCATCAAGCTAAGAGGACGTCCGATGGAACAGCAAACACCGATTACGTATTGGGAAGAAATGCATGCACGTTATGAAAATTGGATCAATAACTTCAACGCATGCCCTGTCCTGCGTTTGAACATCAATGATTACGACTTGTTCAATAACCCTGAATCAATTGAACCGATCGTGGAAAAAATCGCTACACATATTAGACAAACTCAATTATTGAAAAAATAA
- a CDS encoding deoxynucleoside kinase: protein MEGTPFITVEGPIGIGKTSLARAISERFQFALLKEIVDENPFLGKFYDNIEEWSFQTEMFFLCNRYKQLGDINEHYLSKDKSVVADYHIMKNLIFAQRTLNEQEYRKYLDIYQILTKDMPKPNVIIYLNASLDTLLKRIKMRGREVEKNISPLYLEQLSLDYEQAMLQFEKDHPEIPVLRFSGDDLDFVKNEEDLQLIIDQLTASLRKRSVQP, encoded by the coding sequence GTGGAAGGAACACCTTTTATAACGGTTGAAGGACCAATCGGTATTGGGAAAACGTCATTAGCACGTGCTATTTCCGAGCGGTTTCAATTTGCACTTTTAAAGGAAATTGTCGATGAAAATCCATTTTTGGGGAAGTTTTACGATAACATAGAAGAATGGAGTTTCCAGACAGAAATGTTTTTCCTCTGCAATCGATACAAGCAGCTTGGAGATATTAATGAACACTACCTCAGCAAAGACAAATCAGTCGTAGCTGATTACCATATCATGAAAAACCTCATTTTCGCCCAGCGCACATTAAATGAACAGGAATATAGAAAATACCTAGATATTTATCAAATCCTGACAAAAGATATGCCTAAGCCGAATGTCATCATTTACTTGAATGCAAGTCTTGATACATTGCTGAAGCGGATCAAAATGCGCGGCCGCGAAGTCGAAAAAAATATCAGCCCTTTATATTTAGAGCAATTATCTCTTGATTATGAACAAGCCATGCTTCAATTCGAGAAAGACCACCCTGAAATCCCTGTTCTTCGTTTTAGCGGCGACGATCTGGATTTTGTTAAAAATGAAGAAGATCTTCAGTTGATCATCGACCAGCTAACCGCATCATTAAGAAAAAGGAGCGTACAACCATGA
- a CDS encoding LysM peptidoglycan-binding domain-containing protein, which produces MQIHVVQQGQNLTQIAQIYGSSVADITEANELPNPNNLVVGQAMVIPIVGSFYFVQPGDSLWAISRRFGTTPQELARINGISVNQPLSVGFRLYIPQRPKTNAEFNAYVEPRGNTVAPALETAAREAAPYLTYLAPFSFQALRDGSLKEPLLNNFPAIAEANNNILMMVITNQENDQFSDELGRILLNDMAIQDKFLNNIVATAKKYGFRDIHFDFEFLRPADREAYNTFLRKARDRFKQEGWFISTALAPKTSAAQTGAWYTAHDYKAHGEIVDFVVIMTYEWGYSGGPAQAVSPIGPVRQVLEYAVSEMPSQKVMMGQNLYGYDWTLPFVEGSIARAVSPQQAIQIAANNNVAIQYNIKSQAPTFRYTAQDGKQHEVWFEDARSIQAKFDLIKELNLRGMSYWKLGLSFPQNWLLIQDNFNVVKR; this is translated from the coding sequence ATGCAGATTCATGTGGTACAGCAAGGACAGAATTTAACACAGATTGCTCAAATTTACGGGTCTTCTGTTGCGGATATAACCGAGGCGAATGAACTGCCAAATCCTAATAATTTAGTGGTCGGCCAGGCGATGGTCATTCCGATTGTCGGAAGCTTTTATTTTGTCCAGCCAGGCGACAGCCTTTGGGCTATTTCAAGAAGGTTTGGGACCACTCCGCAAGAACTCGCGAGGATCAACGGAATCTCAGTCAATCAGCCATTATCCGTCGGCTTCCGCTTATATATTCCGCAGCGGCCTAAAACAAATGCGGAATTCAATGCCTATGTTGAACCGCGAGGAAATACAGTTGCACCTGCTCTGGAAACGGCTGCCCGTGAAGCTGCTCCTTATTTAACTTATCTCGCACCATTCAGCTTCCAGGCCTTGCGCGATGGATCGTTGAAGGAGCCGCTGCTGAACAACTTTCCTGCTATTGCAGAAGCAAATAACAATATATTAATGATGGTTATCACCAACCAGGAGAACGACCAGTTCAGTGATGAACTAGGGCGTATCCTCTTGAATGACATGGCAATTCAGGACAAATTCCTGAACAATATCGTTGCCACTGCCAAAAAATATGGATTCCGGGATATTCATTTTGATTTTGAATTCCTGCGTCCAGCTGACCGCGAAGCCTATAACACTTTCCTGCGAAAAGCGAGGGATCGTTTTAAACAGGAAGGCTGGTTCATTTCCACTGCACTTGCACCTAAAACAAGTGCTGCACAGACTGGTGCCTGGTATACGGCGCATGACTACAAGGCACATGGGGAAATAGTCGATTTCGTTGTGATCATGACTTATGAATGGGGTTATAGCGGCGGACCTGCACAGGCAGTCTCCCCAATCGGTCCTGTTCGTCAAGTGCTGGAGTACGCGGTCAGTGAAATGCCATCACAAAAAGTCATGATGGGCCAGAATCTTTATGGCTATGATTGGACCCTTCCATTTGTGGAAGGATCCATCGCAAGAGCCGTCAGCCCTCAGCAGGCGATCCAGATTGCAGCCAATAATAATGTCGCAATCCAGTACAACATAAAATCCCAGGCGCCGACTTTCCGATATACAGCGCAAGATGGGAAACAGCATGAAGTCTGGTTTGAAGATGCAAGGTCCATCCAGGCAAAATTCGATTTGATAAAAGAATTGAACCTGAGAGGAATGAGCTACTGGAAGCTCGGACTTTCCTTCCCGCAAAACTGGCTGCTCATCCAGGATAATTTCAATGTGGTAAAAAGATAA
- a CDS encoding isochorismatase family cysteine hydrolase, with product MVKAALLIIDMINDFNFDAGEALARNTEEIIDPILKVKKSFNEKDMPVIYINDHYNLWQADFEKIMEFCSNETSDELIKKIAPEKNQDYFLIKPKHSAFYGTALHTLLQQLKVDTLILSGIAGNICVLFTANDAYMREYNLIIPEDFIASNDEQDNKYALTMMKNVLSADTRPSRELDL from the coding sequence TTGGTAAAAGCTGCTCTGTTGATCATCGATATGATCAATGATTTTAATTTTGATGCAGGGGAAGCCCTTGCAAGAAATACAGAAGAAATCATCGATCCAATTTTAAAGGTAAAAAAATCTTTCAACGAAAAGGACATGCCTGTTATCTATATTAATGACCATTATAATCTATGGCAGGCCGATTTTGAAAAAATCATGGAATTTTGCTCAAATGAAACGAGCGATGAACTCATTAAAAAAATTGCACCTGAAAAAAACCAGGATTATTTTTTAATCAAACCAAAGCATTCCGCTTTTTATGGAACAGCCCTTCATACTCTGCTGCAGCAATTAAAGGTCGATACATTGATTCTGTCGGGAATCGCGGGCAATATTTGTGTGCTTTTCACCGCAAATGATGCGTATATGCGTGAATACAACCTGATCATTCCGGAAGACTTCATTGCCTCCAATGATGAACAAGATAATAAATACGCACTGACGATGATGAAAAACGTCCTGTCCGCCGATACAAGGCCTTCCAGGGAGCTTGATTTATAA
- the tadA gene encoding tRNA adenosine(34) deaminase TadA: protein MEAQLTQDEQFMLVAIEEAKKAGQMDEVPIGAVIVLDGEIIARAHNLRETKQSSIAHAEVLAIDEACKKLGTWRLEDAILYVTLEPCPMCAGAIMLSRVKKVVYGAKDPKGGCAGTFMNILQDERFNHQSEVVTGVLEEECGALLSDFFRNLREKKKLKKKQAKEELEQHTGIDRG from the coding sequence ATGGAAGCTCAACTTACCCAGGACGAACAATTTATGTTAGTGGCAATTGAAGAAGCGAAAAAAGCTGGGCAGATGGATGAGGTGCCGATTGGTGCTGTAATTGTCCTGGATGGTGAGATCATTGCCCGTGCCCATAATCTCCGCGAAACGAAGCAAAGCTCCATCGCCCACGCAGAGGTGCTGGCAATCGATGAGGCCTGCAAGAAACTCGGTACATGGAGGCTGGAGGATGCTATATTATACGTAACCCTCGAACCATGTCCAATGTGTGCAGGCGCAATCATGCTTTCGCGGGTGAAAAAAGTGGTTTATGGAGCAAAGGATCCGAAAGGCGGCTGTGCCGGTACATTCATGAACATTCTCCAGGATGAGCGATTCAATCATCAAAGTGAAGTGGTGACAGGCGTACTGGAAGAAGAATGCGGAGCACTATTGTCCGATTTTTTCAGGAATCTGCGGGAGAAAAAGAAGCTGAAAAAGAAGCAGGCAAAAGAGGAATTGGAACAACATACAGGAATTGACAGGGGATAA